GCCGCGATAGTCGGGGCCAACGGTGCAGCCCGCGGCGAACATCGCCGCCGCAAGCGTCAGCAAGGTGGCACGAAAGGAAACAGACATGATCAGTGACCGGTGGAAATAGGTGCGCCCGGACGGGGCGGTTTCAGCAGCAGGGCCAGCGGCACACAGAACAGCAGGGCCACGCCGAGCGCGAAGAAGGTTTCGGAGAACGTCATCACAGCCGCCTGGCGGGCAATCTGGCCACTCAGCTGGGCAATCGCCTGCAACTGGGCATGAGCATAGTCGCCGCCCTGGGCCATGAAACTCGCGATGCTCGACGTCATGTGCTCCTGACCGATCGCGCTGTTAGCGGTCACCGATTCGCGGATCACCGAGTCGTGATAGGCATTGCGCCGGTCGATCAGCGTGCCGAGCAGCGCGAGGCCAATCGAACCGCCAAGGTTGCGCGCCATGTTGTACAGGCCCGCGGCATCGCCCGCTTCGTGCGTGGCCACGGCGGCCATCGATGCCTGATTCAGCGGCATCATCGCCAGGATCTGGCCGAAGCCCCGCAGGATCTGCGATGCGTAGAAGTCATGGCCAACGCTGTCGACGGTCAGGCCGATATCGAGCATGCAACTGGCGAAGAAGCACACCAGCCCCGAGATGACCAGCCAGCGGCTGTCGAACTTGCCGAGCATACGCGGCAGCACGGGCATCAGCAGAAACGCGGGCAGGCCCGACAGCAGCATGATGCCGCCCGCCTGCTCGGCGTTGTAGCCGGCGATCGTCGCCAGGAACTGCGGCAGCAGGTAGGACACGCCGTACACCCCGGCGCCCACCGTGGTCACGATCAGGATCACGCTTGCGTAGTTCTTGTTCAGCAGCAGGCGCAGACGCACGATCGGCTGCTTCGCCGTAAGCTGCCCGACAAGCATCAGTGCCAGGCCGCCCGCCGCCAGCAGCGACAGATAGACAATCAGGTGTGACTCGAACCATTGCTCGCGCTGGCCTTCCTCGAGCACCACGGTCAGGGAGCTGAGACCCACCGCAAGGCCAACGATGCCGAGCCAGTCGGCCTTGAAGAATGCGTTGAAATCCGCGCGCTCGGATTTCAGCCCGAAGTACAGCAGAGGTACCAGCACCGCCGTGATCGGCAGATTCAGGAAGAAGCACCAGCGCCAGTTGACGTTCTCGGCCAGCCACCCGCCCACTACCGGGCCGAGCAGGGGCCCGAGCAACACGATCAGGCCGAACATCGACATCCCGATCGGCATCTGGTGCCGGGGCAGCCGCGTCCGCACGATGGTCTGCGCAGTCGGAATCATCGCGCCACCGGCAAACCCCTGGCCGATACGGCCGACCACCATTTGGGTCAGGCTATGCGACATGCCGCACATCATCGAGAACGCCGTGAACAGCAGCGCGTTCGACATCAGGAAGCGGCGCAGCCCGAACACGCGCGTCAGCCATGCCGTGAGCGGAATGATCACGATCTCGGCCATCAGATAGCCGGTAGAGATCCAGGTACCCTCGGTACCGGCCGCCCCGATCTGGCCCTGGATCTGCGGCAGCGCCGAATTCGTGATGGAGATATCAAGCGTGGCCAGGAGCGCCCCGAGGGAACCGGCGGCCACGGCAATCCAGTCCGCCGCGGAAGCGTTCGGCTCCCGCGCGATTGCCGCCGCTTCAGCCATGGGTGGCCTTGATGTCGGCCTGGGTCCTGGCGGGATGGAGCTCGCGCGTGTCGATGTCGACGACTACCGACAGGCCCGGCACCAGGATCGCGCGCGCTTCCGTCGGCACGTCCACATGAATCCGCACCGGCACGCGCTGGACGATCTTGGTGAAGTTGCCCGTGGCATTCTGTGCGGGCAGCAGGGCAAACTGCGAGCCGGTACCGGGCGACAGGCTATCGACCACACCATGCAGTTCCTCACCGGGTAGTGCGTCGACGTGGAGCGTCACCGGCTGGCCTGGGCGCATGCGGCCCACCTGCGTTTCCTTGAAATTGGCGGTCAGATAGAGGTCCTGTACCGGCACCACGGTCAGCAGACGCATGCCGGGCTGGGCGAACTGGCCGACGCGCACACCCTTGTCGGCAACACGCCCGGCCGTGGTGGATCGCACCACGGTGTCATCGAGATTGAGCTTTGCCTGACGCGCGCTGGCCTGGGCCACGTCGAGCTGCGCATGCGCCTGCTCGAGCCGCGCCTTCAGCGTCACCGTCTGGCTTTGTTCCACCCGCAAGGCAGCCTCGTTGGCAGCCAGCGTGGTGGATGCGCGGGTCTGCGCATTGCGCAGCTCGGCCGTGCGCTCTTCCGTTTCGGCGCCCGATTTCACCAGTGGCGCATAGCGTTCCACCTGCGATGCCGCATAGCGCGAATTGGCTCGCGCGCCATCCACTTCCGCGGCAGCCTGCGCGATCCTCGCCTGCTGCTGCGCGAGATCGGCTTCCGCGCGCGTCACGTCGGCCTGCCGCGAAGCCACGGTCGCCTGCGACTCATCATAGGCTGCCTGGTACTGACGATTGTCGAGCCGCACCAGTTCCTGACCCGCCTGGATCTGCTGGTTGTCACGCACGTAGACCTCGGCCACGTAGCCGTTGACCTTGGGTGCCACCGTCACGCTATCGGCCTGTATATAGGCGTCATCGGTGCTTTCGATGAAGCGGCCATAGAGCCACCAGCGCACACCGTACGCCAGGGCAAGCGCGAGAAGCAGCAAACCCGCGCCGAGCAGGATCTGCTTGCGGCGTGAAGTGCGATCGGGAACGGCGGATTCTGGCGCGACGCCGGCTGGCGACGCCGTTGCGGCGGAGTGGGTGGCGGACATGGGGACGCGGGGACTTCGAAGTCGGAATGGCTCAGCAATTATTCCACTTGATAAAAATCTGTCAACTGGTATATTTCTGTCTGAATTCAGCGACAAGGACTTCCGACATGGCGCGACACAGGCCTGCGGCCGAAGGCGGTTACCAGCGTGGCGAAGAGACTCGTGCCCGTATCATCGATGCGGCGCTGCGGCTGTTCGGCACACATGGCTTTGACGGCGCTTCCACCCGCGACATCGCGCGCGAAGCCGGGGTGAACGCCCCGGCACTCCAGTACTACTTCGATAACAAGGAAGGGGTCTACCTGGCATGCATCGACTACTTCGTCGAGCGGGTGTGGTCGCTGCTGGAGGAAGTTGTGGGCCGGGCGGAAGCCGTGGTGGCCCGGGAAGACGCCAGTGACGCAGAACTGATCGACGCCTACCTGGCGCTGCAGGCGCGCTTCATGGCCTTTCTATATGAGGGCCCCGACACCGAGCACTGGCGTCAGTTCATGGCGCGTGAACGTGCGGGACTCGGCCCCCCGGCGGCATTCGACCGCTTCGATGCCGGCATCAACCACCGGCTGTTCTCGCTGACCACGCATATCGTTGGGCGCCTGACCGGGCAGCCGGCCACGGCGGAATCCACACGTATCCGCACCATCGCCATCGACAGCCAGGTGGCATCGTTCAAGGTGATGCGGCGTCATATTCTCAAGGCGCTGAACTGGCAGGGCTATGGTGAAGCCGAGACGCAACGCGTGCAGGATGTGATGCACGACCAGACACGGACCCTGCTCGAGGGCTTGGTCGCCCAACGCGACAGGTGAGTTGGCATAACTAGAGCAAATGCTCTAATCATGTCGCGCCGGGCGATAGTTGGACGCAACTATCTCTTTTAAATTAGGCGCTTAGACGTCATCACCAGCTTCGGTTACCCCGCAGTCACTCACCATCTTTAGCAGAAATATGATTGTGCTTCGAAGAAAGCCCTTGCTTATCTATCTAGTAGTAGATAATATTTGGCTCATGGACGACGCGATGCAGCAAAGCAGTCCGCAGCACCAAGCCGATCCACGCAACACCAAGTCGTTTGTCAGTACCGGGAGGCGGTCTTTTTTTTAGCCCTGGTTACCTATCTAGCAGTAGATAGCAACAGCGCCCAAACCAAGACCCCTGAGATTCGCAGCACAGAACACCGGCCCCGCGACCCACACACCAAGATCGCCCGGCCCTTCGCAAGGAGAGCAATCATGAACGCCAAGACCATCCTGACCGCCGCCGCACTCGCCGCCGCTTTCGTCACTGGCGCCGCCCAAGCCGCCCCCGCCGCCCAGAAGGCCGGCGAAGTCTACGGCTACAGCTATCGCGTGAACGACCAACG
This genomic interval from Cupriavidus metallidurans CH34 contains the following:
- a CDS encoding MDR family MFS transporter, which codes for MAEAAAIAREPNASAADWIAVAAGSLGALLATLDISITNSALPQIQGQIGAAGTEGTWISTGYLMAEIVIIPLTAWLTRVFGLRRFLMSNALLFTAFSMMCGMSHSLTQMVVGRIGQGFAGGAMIPTAQTIVRTRLPRHQMPIGMSMFGLIVLLGPLLGPVVGGWLAENVNWRWCFFLNLPITAVLVPLLYFGLKSERADFNAFFKADWLGIVGLAVGLSSLTVVLEEGQREQWFESHLIVYLSLLAAGGLALMLVGQLTAKQPIVRLRLLLNKNYASVILIVTTVGAGVYGVSYLLPQFLATIAGYNAEQAGGIMLLSGLPAFLLMPVLPRMLGKFDSRWLVISGLVCFFASCMLDIGLTVDSVGHDFYASQILRGFGQILAMMPLNQASMAAVATHEAGDAAGLYNMARNLGGSIGLALLGTLIDRRNAYHDSVIRESVTANSAIGQEHMTSSIASFMAQGGDYAHAQLQAIAQLSGQIARQAAVMTFSETFFALGVALLFCVPLALLLKPPRPGAPISTGH
- a CDS encoding HlyD family secretion protein; translated protein: MSATHSAATASPAGVAPESAVPDRTSRRKQILLGAGLLLLALALAYGVRWWLYGRFIESTDDAYIQADSVTVAPKVNGYVAEVYVRDNQQIQAGQELVRLDNRQYQAAYDESQATVASRQADVTRAEADLAQQQARIAQAAAEVDGARANSRYAASQVERYAPLVKSGAETEERTAELRNAQTRASTTLAANEAALRVEQSQTVTLKARLEQAHAQLDVAQASARQAKLNLDDTVVRSTTAGRVADKGVRVGQFAQPGMRLLTVVPVQDLYLTANFKETQVGRMRPGQPVTLHVDALPGEELHGVVDSLSPGTGSQFALLPAQNATGNFTKIVQRVPVRIHVDVPTEARAILVPGLSVVVDIDTRELHPARTQADIKATHG
- a CDS encoding CerR family C-terminal domain-containing protein; this encodes MARHRPAAEGGYQRGEETRARIIDAALRLFGTHGFDGASTRDIAREAGVNAPALQYYFDNKEGVYLACIDYFVERVWSLLEEVVGRAEAVVAREDASDAELIDAYLALQARFMAFLYEGPDTEHWRQFMARERAGLGPPAAFDRFDAGINHRLFSLTTHIVGRLTGQPATAESTRIRTIAIDSQVASFKVMRRHILKALNWQGYGEAETQRVQDVMHDQTRTLLEGLVAQRDR